The DNA segment AGAAATTGAAAAGGATTTTGAAAACCCAAAGAGTATGCTTGACTACTGATACATTGACATCAATACAAAATTTGAATTACATGTGTCTCACTACACATTGGATATCTAGTGATTGGAAATTGAAAAAGAGAATAATAAACTTTTGCATCGTTGAGAATCATAAGGGAGAAACAATTGCGAAACAGATTGAAGAATGCTTGATTCATTTGGGTATTGATAAAGTTTTTACAATTACCGTGGACAATGCTACCTCGAATGATAAAGAAATTAATCACTTGAAAAGGAAATGCAAATGGAAAGATACTATCTTAAATAATGATTATAtgtgtagtacctaaaatccaatctactaattcgcatatattaaattaaataaatattatggttattatttttaagtttaattgatttaaattctttatttgaattatgttttaataaaatattaattatttattcaaatgattttattgtgcaagttaatcgttttaaagattttaaagatttaaaatttgtttatttaaatgatttttaaacgTTTAAGATTTAcctatttaaattatttgaattgtccagtttatttatttaaaataatttaagtttatccattagttatttaaattattttaaatgtctagattatttatttaaaatcttttatctgtccaaattattttaagGTCTTTACTTATgctcgtgtatttatttaaatgacttttaatcgttcgtcaagtttgtttaaattattttaatcgcattgttattatttaaatttttattatatcgatgtgacatcaaaatatttatgtattcatttttatttcttgGAGTTAGTTGCTTTATAAttcctttaaagtttaagttgctcaaatatttaagttatttattttgatgattcttgagttcaGTGACTTCATGTTCCGGCATACGGCGACGGAGGATTTCGACGataaattccaagattttatttCAAGAGTTATAAGTTGAGAGAAATGAGGAAGTTagatgaaagtttgattttagaAGTTTTCGGgtgtcaaaaattatttttatcgcGTTCTTGAGCttattctttaaattttttaaaagttagaatttttttaaacccggattagtaaaacccaatttaatacTTTAATTTGGGGTTTTTAAACTTAGGTATTTTATAAGTGTAAGTTTAGCAAACAAAAATTGTAGTATTTTGAGTTGTACTTTTAAAGCAACACACACCTACTTTTGCATACTTACACCTATAGATACACACACATTGACACCTAACACTCAACTTAtatcacaaaacaaaacaaaacttaAACCCTAGCACACAACACATCAATGAGCCGCctcttttcttttcatttcctCTCATTTATTCTCCAAGCTTTGGCCGCCGCCTTTTCTTGCAAATTCCGGCCGCCGCCGTCCTCCTCCCACCGCCGTCGTTGCCGAAAGTCCGCCATGGAAGGTCACCTCTAGCTGCTGGACGAGTTTCAGCTTGTGTTCATCTCATTTCTTTAGGTTTTTGGTTTAGCAAGACAAGTATAGCTTTTCTTTGGCCCCAAGCTAGCTATTTATTCTTTTGTGCTATTGCCCTTGATTATTTTCGAAATGCTCATGATTTTTGGCAAGTTAGGATCGGTTTTTACAAATTTCAGCAAGGTTTTATGAGTAAATTCGAGCTATGATTATGGTTTGAAGTTTAAAGAGTTGTATGATGAATtttgatatgagatatgaaGAGTTTTGAATGtatattgatttttcataaatttCAGAAGTAATTCATGCCAAAATTCGAGATTTACAAGGTGTGCTGATTGTGTTTGAAGTTGCGTTATGAGGAATTTTTGAATGCCAATGGTCCTTTTGATTGCTCAAGtgtttattgcatttttgttgAGTGATTTtggcattttcgaaaatgaggcTTGTTGCGTGGTTAGGGGCTGCCCTAGTGCTTGTATTAAGTCCCTAAGGATGGTATAAAGTGGTTTTATGGGCTGGAAAGGGTTGGAGACAAGGGAAAAAGGGTGAAAGTGTAGGTGAAGTTGGTTGATTAAGCTTTTGCATGTGGGCTGTTGGATTTTTGGGCAGGGGAGCTTTCATACCAGGTCTGGTCGAGTTGAGGCTTAGTACAAGGTCGAGTTTAAGGTGTTTTGGTCGTGTCGGTTCAAATTGGGCTCGATTCGGTTAAGTTTCGGATAGGATAAGGGTCTTTTAATTTAGAGGGTTGGAGCAGAATTTTTAAGTGCAATGTGTGAGCTGTTGGATAGTTGATTAAACTGAACGTTTTGACCAACTATGGATGGTGAGGGCTGTTCCTAAGTCAAGTTTAGGATGTTGTGGTCGTGTCGGTTCAATTTAGGAGCAAATAGAGTTAGTTTTGGTCAAGTTAAGAATTTCTCAAGTCGGGGTGTCTAGTGCAGAATTTTGATAAGTTTAAGGGCTGCCCGGAAATCCGTTTTGATCGGTTTGCTCGGTTCGTCTTTGGAGGTCATAACCTAGTCCTTGGGTTAGTTTGAAATGTGtggagagtgtcggttcaagcgcgATTTAATTTGGTTAAGGTAAGATCAAGTTAAGGgcattttgatttgatttctcGGGTTAAGACACGTTGAGGAAAAATAGAGTCTAAGTTGGGCAACCAACTTAGGGGCCGCCACTTACCCACCTAACATCCTcattttgagttgagttttcATTCCCTAAAGTTGCATTTTCGTGTGTGTGAGTTTTGCCTTCGAGTTGAGTAAAGTTTAAGCAAGTTTAAGCATTTCTTTTGCATCTCAagtaaaattaaagtttcaagTCAAGTAAGTAAAAAGTTTTGAATAAAGTGAGTTGATTTATGACACAGAGGGGTTTggaggagttgggagaaatcctaatTTCCCTTGCCAACAGAGGGGTTTGgtggagttgggagaaatcctgattttCCTTGCCAACAGAGGGGTTTGGAGGAGTTGGGAGAATTCCTGATTTTCCTTACCAACTAAGGGGCAATGTGGCGTCGGGAGTAATCTCAGTGTCCTTGCTGGCATAGtatactgcagccatgatcgatcaaaatcaaagaaaacgTCATAATCAATGAGCTAAATTCACAGAAAAGAAAAGTAAAGTTTAAGAAAGTTCCAAGttcatagtgtgagttcattgcataCATTtagtctcattctcttttatcatACAACTTCTCAGTTCAAGTTTTAAAGTATTATATGTACATTACTTTAAGTATTGTCGCAGTtatttttaacccttgttattacaaaatttatacttgttgagtcattagactcactatgcttgcttggtgcaggttagattatcgttgagatcgaggggcaggaCCATCGAGTGGACTacgatgcgggcacggcacatccctccgacctatgctagacTTCCGCAAAAGTTTACTTTAATTCTTTAAAGTCTTTCATttttgttgattggataaatgTAAGCTTGATGATTTATAGAATTGTTTGTGGGCATGTAAAAGTCAAATTGTTGGAACTTTTGGATGTTGTATTTTCGAAAGATTatgattattgtatttttttttccttcttagCGTCTATTCTATTTTTGAACTGCTGAGTTGAGACAGATGAGATTTTGtattttcaaacaagtcatgacaaaatttttaaaaatccgtatttttttattaattaatttaaaacagaggttagggtcgtttcaatatGCATGTAAGATGTTGTGCTCATATTGTTAATTTGATTGTGAAAGAGGGATTGGAAGAGAAAAATGAAGTAATTATGAGGATTAGAAATGCTGTTAAATATGTAAGATCATCTCCAGCAATGCTAAAGACTTTCAAGAGGTGCgtggaaaaagaaaaaattgattGTAAGAGTCTTGTTTGTTTAGATGTTGAAACATGGTGGAATTCAACTTATATGATGCTTGAGGATGCTGAGAAATTTGAAAAGGCTTTTGCAAGATTGGGAGATGAAGATCAAAACTACATGAACTACATTGATTGTTATGAACTGAATCAAGATGAGAATATGgatgggaaaaaaaaaatataaagggAATGTAATTGGTCCTCCAGTGGAGATTGATTGAATTGTTGCTAGAAACTTTGTCaagtttctgaaaattttctaTCATGTGACTTTAAAGTTATTTGGTTCATCATATATcacttcaaatatttttttccgtGAGCTTGAAACTGTGCATGTTGGTCTGTCCAATATGATTAATAAGGGAGGTTATCATATGACTTCTCTGACAATTCGAATGAAAGAGAAACTTAATAAGTATTGGGGAAGTATTGATAAAATCAATTGTTGTTTGTTTCTATTGTTTTGGATCCAAGATATAAGTTGAAGTATGCTAATTTTGTCCTTTCAATAATTTATGAGAAAGATGGTCGTTTTAGTATGAAAATGGTAGATAAGATAGAAGAAATGTTAAATTTGTTGTACAAGCAGTATGCAAGCTCAAATTATCAGCAAGGTGGCAAAGATGGAAATACTCAATGCTATAACTATATGTTGGACAATGAAAAAGATGACATAAGTGAGCTACTAGAATCTCAATTTGCTAAGCATTTTGGAAGAAGAGCAATGTGTTGAGAGTAAATCTGAATTAGCAATGTATATACTTGATGGGTGTGAAAAGTCAAgtaaagattttgatattttgaattggtGGAAGGTGAACATTCCAAAATATACAGTTCTTTCTAATATTGCAAGGGATGTGCTAGCTATGCCAGTGTATGCAATTGCTTCAGAATccgcttttttttttaatacaagtGGTCGTGTGATTGATCCATTTAGGAGTTCTTTATCTCCAAAAATGGTAGATGCTCTTATATACAGTCAAGATTGGCTACATGACACAACTTCTTTAGCTGATCTTCGCACAAAAATAGAGGATGATTCCgaattatttgaaaaactaCAACAAGGTGagtgttttatgtttttatttttatttttcaagtaACTGTTTTATTAccaatgttttatttatttttagaattGGAAGGATCGAGTAGTTGTGAAACATAAGAAGATGATTGATTTGAAAGAAGCATTAGgtaaaatttcttaaatttaTTGTTAATAGGCaatatacattattattttactttaattatgcttatatttttattacttATACAGTTGGATGTTTTGATTCTTTTCTCCAGCAGATGAAGGAGTTTTAGAGCAAGATCACATATCTAGTAATTAAAGTTTGAAAGTGACAAATGATGGGGATGTTTCGAACTaactttgtaattttttttgagGAAATACTATGTTCAATGTTCATTTGTTATGGTTGCATGGTTAAATAGAAAGACCATATGAAGGGTCCGAGGCTTGATAAAAAAAACAGCAAACCGATCGCAACCGCAAAAAACCGCCAAAacgattttacatataaaaccgtaagtaaaaaatatatatataaccgaACCAAAATTGGCAATTCGGTTTTAATTTTTTCTAAAAACCACCAAatcgcaccgtgatcacccctAATGCttagatcggacgctccgaaggatTAGATCGGATGCTCCAATCATattacgtaagcagtgacgtcacAGCCAGGACACATGTTTGGAGGGGGTTGACTGGGGAGTTCGAACGGTCTGATCTTGGGGTTTGGAGGGTCCAAACtgcgcctataaatagaggccgaATTCCTCATTCAGAACTCGCACCTTCCTCTCTTTTCTCTACAATTCTAGTAGTCTTTTCGACTTTTAGGggtttctaggcgtcctactaAAGGGCCGGTAGTAGCGAAGAACTACGAAgtagtagcggagctgtgcctaagttttgaggcagccaccatcagtgggctgacgacagacgcaaGTATAACTTTGGATCCCTATAGAGATTAGAGAGTATATGATATCTTAGTGAAGGATTTAGAGCACATTAAGTGATATAGTGATTATTACTTATAGGCATGGATTTTGAGTACTGGACTGCAAGAGTTGCTAGGTTTCTTGGGTTTTCTCAATAAAGGTACATAtgtattatccgagataccaggttgaatatacatgtattatgtttgcatgttttgtgtggcattattatgtgcatTGATATTATGTGGCATGCATGTACACGTTGAGCTTTATGCATTGATTTGCATAGCCTATAGTAGGGGTTGCACAGCCCCGTattttagtggatggatttTCATGGATTTGGATCCGATTATATCCACGAgtttttatggtatgggagtcatctcctgatgcgatggtacaacgtgctacataccatgccGCCTTGACTGAGCAGTATTATGGATAGGTTTTCCAGTACCCTTCATATTGCATGTGCATGCATGGTATATGTATATTCGTAATTCTGTACTGAGCGTTTATGCTCACGTACAAGTGTTTTGTATTGGAAACCCTATTCAATGGGGCAGGACTTAGGTTGGATGGACCCGGTGGCAGTAGTCGTTGGGCTGCAGTGGTTGCGTGGTGATCGTATTTCCGTTCAGGTTGTTAgattggacttttagtaccttcCATTAGatggggttgtataatattttatttagcccGATTGTTCTTCTGGTGTATGTTGTATTTATGGTTTTAAGTTTCCACTAGAGTTTTGTTAATTTCAAGTTAAGACTTAATTATATGCTTAATatctgattagttagtgattccgatttgggtcactacatttattcgAATCAGAACATGCATTAATTTTTGAATCTAGTAAACCATTTTGGGATAACCTCTATTACCTTTGAGCAAATGGCCGATTACGATGAGAGTCATGGGAGTGGtggtggacgttggggcgacGATGACGATCGCGAGCATTGTCGGGACCACCATCATCGTCGTGATGATCGCAGAAGTTTCAGTATGCATATTtttatgcagatgggtcctaatcCATTGGTTGGAGGATAATCACCGGAGGATACGGAGAATTGGCTGGAACTCATGAAGGTTTGCTTTCGTGAATTTCGGTGCACTGAGGAGCAAAAAAATGGAGACTCTTGACTTTCTTGTAGAGGGGAGTGCGTGGAAGTGGTGGAAGTCCACATCTTCACCTTTTGTTGTTGCGCGAGGCACCGCTACTTGGACAAATTTCCACACAGCTTTCCAGATGCTGTATTTTTCTCCTACACTTCGACAGGCGAAGGCCAGTAAGTTGCTGAGTTTACGTCAGGACACGATgactattgacgagtatcagcagaatttTTTTGAGCTATTGTCGTGTTGTCCAGAGATCTCTTCCAATactgagatgaagtataatttgtTCCTCCAGGGTCTCAATCCAAAAATTCATGATCGTGTtgcggttggtgatgacatgacgTACGAGGTTTTGGTGAGCCGATGTCATCAAGCAGAGGACAGTCTTCGGCGTAACAGGTCCTTTCTCTATTCTTCTAGACCCGCTAGTTCTTTGGGCCCGAAagctcaatatttcaagaaacAGGGtgtgtcttcttcttcttctggctCCGGTTCACGTGGAGTTCACCAATTTGGGAAAAAGAAAGGTCAGGGACAGTGTGCTAATTGTGGAGGCCATCACCCAACTGAGAAAAATTTCAGGTCAGGGGCTTGCTTTCGATATGGTGAAATTGTacacatgaagagggattgcCCCTAGGCTACTGGAGGATCAACGTCTGGCTCTGGTTCTCACCCTTCCGTTCCTCAAAGGTCACAGGGACAGTCTATGGAAGCACCAATCATAGACCTCGTATTTTCGAACAGCTGTTTTCTCTTAGTCAGGATCAGATCCAGCAGGAGTACGAGGAGGTTATTGAAGGTACATTTCTTATGTGTGGTATTCTTGCATTCGTTCtcattgataccggtgcatcacaTTCTTTCATTTCTGCACGGTATGTTAAGCGTCATAGATTACCGTACGTGTCTCTTGATGTAGTAGTTTCTATATCTACCCCAACTGGTCATTATGCTCTGGCTAAGCGATTAGTTTTGGGTTGTTCCTTTGTATTCGAGGGCTTTGAGTTAGCAGCGAATCTTATGATCTTAGCGAtggaagattttgattgtatcttggGTACAGATCTTCTGAAGAGCTACTATGGATTGCTATCAAAAGATAGTGCAGTTTTTTCCAGTGGGAGGCGATCCCTgttttttctatggtgagggagcgtgaCCCCCTATTCCTTTGGTGTCAGCTTTGAGAGCTCGCCGGGATTTGGAGACaggtggggaaggctacctcatttatgctaTAGATGCATCCACGGGGGTTAGATCTATCGAGTAATTGCCAGTTGTTTGCGATTAcccagatgtttttccagatGATATCCCAGGTTTTCCTCTAGTTCGAGAAGTTGAGTTCGAGATTGAACTCATGTCGAGGACGACACCAATTTCTCgcgcaccgtatcgtctggctccatcaaaGATGAGAGATTTACAGCAGAAGCTACAGGATTTGTTAGATAAAGGATACATTCGTCTAAGCGTTTCACTCTAGGGAGCGCCAgtgttgttcgtcaagaagaaagatggttccATGCGTCTTTGTAAAGATTACAGGTAGTTGAACCGAGTGAcgatcaagaacaagtatcctctaccgcgcattgatgatctatttgatcagctacaggataCTTCAGTGTATTCTAAAATTGATCTAAGGTCAAGATATCACCAGCTGCGAGTTCGTGATGAGGATATTTttaagactgcatttcgtacgaGGTATGAtcactatgagttcttagtaatgtCTTTCGGCTTGACGAACGCACCTGCAgtgttcatggatctgatgaacagagttttttGGGATTATTTGGATAGGTTCGTTGTGGTATTCATTGACAACATTCTGGTTTATTCTCGCAGCCTGAAGGAGCACACTCAACACTTAAGACTTGTACTGCATGTTCTTCGAGAGAggcaattgtatgccaagtttagCAAGTGAGAGTTCTGGATTGATCGAGTAGTatttcttggtcatgtcatttctcgaGATGGTGTtgcagtggatccaagcaagacagaagctattttgaattggtcgtgTCTGACAATAGCCtcagagattcgtagtttcttgggacTAGCAGGATACTACAGGTGATTCATTGAAAATTTCTCACGGATTgctcgacctttgacacagctgaCGAGGAAAGATGTTCCGTTCGTCTGGTCGGCAGAGTGTGAGCAGATTTTTGATGAGTTGAGGGGACGTCTGACCAGTGCACCTGCACTTTCTTTGCCTTCTGGATCCGATGGTTATGTAGTCTACACCGATGCATCTCTCCAGggcttgggatgtgtgttgacacagaaTGAGCATGTGATTTTCTATGCGTCCCTACAGTTGAAGACCCATGAAGGGAATTATCCCGTTCATGAATTAGAGCTTGCAATGATTGTTTTCGCACTCAAGATCTAGTGGCATTACCTGTACGGTGAACGTTTTGAGATCtattctgaccacaagagcttAAAGTATTTGTTTACTAAGGCTGAGTTAAACATGAGACAACAccgttggatggatcttctcaaggactacgattgtgaaatcaagtattatctggGTTCCGCTAACCTATCCGCAGATGTGCTCAGCCGTAAGGTATGTGTCAGTTCCATCCATACTAGTGTTGTGTCTAGCACCATTTTGGAATGGTGTTCGTTGGGTTTTAATTTTCACCACAAGATAGAGCAACAGGGGATTCGAGTATTTTCAGTGTTAGCTGAGCCAACGTTATTTGCTCGTATCCAGGAGATCCAAATTTCTGACCCGAAGATGCAAAAGTTAGCTAGGCTTGCTCAGGGTGACAATACAtctggtttccattttcagTCTGATGAATTGTTGTGTTTTTCTGGTAGAGCAGTTGTGCCTAATGATTCATCTTTACAGGAAGAAATTTTATCTCAATCTCATCGTATTAGGTTCACCGTACACCCAGGTAGTgctaagatgtacaaggatctacgtacgagATTCTGGTGAAAAGAGATGAAACATATTGTTTACCAGTATGTTTCCCGTTGCCTTGtgtgccaacaggtgaaggcggAGCATCGTCGACCAGGCGGTCTGATGCTTAGTTTGGAAATTCTAGAGTGGAAGTGAGAGCATGTgacaatggattttgtcactcACTTTACGATGTATTCTAGACagtgtgatgccatttgggtagtagTGGACATGTTGTCCAAGTCTGCACATTTCCTCCCATACAATCGCGAGTTCAGTTTTGATCGCATGGCAAGattgtacattcaagagattgtgtgtttgcatggagtgccgttgagcattgtcaatgatagagatccgaggttcacctcacgtttttggggtaatTTCCAGCGAGCCTTGGGTACTACCTTGAGTCTTAGCACAGCGTTTCATCcaaagactgatggtcagtccgagaggaCTATTCGGACATTGGAGGACATATTGAGGACTTCAGTGATGGACTTTAGATTATCATGGCAGGAACATTTGCCGATGATATAGTTCGCATATAACAATAGATACCATCGAAACATTGGCATGGCAccgtttgaggctctttatggtcgCCATTGTCGAACAGccttattctgggatgaaataGGGGAGAGACAAGTTGAGGGATCGGAGTTGATTCAGAAGATTGTGGATAAGGTTGAATTGATCAAGAAGAGGATCAAGACTGCACAGGATAGACAGGCCAGTTATGCCAACAccaagcgcagacctttgcatTTTGAGACAAGGGAACATGCCTTCTTGCGAGtttcacctttcaggaaggtgatgaggtttggtctcaaCGAAAAGCAAgctccgagattcattggtccgttcAAGATCTTGGAGAAAGTCGGGGATGTGGCCTAtcatttggcgttaccgccgtaTCTATCTGGTTTACCGTCGTATCTATCCGGTATTCATAAAGTGTTCCACGTGTCACTACTTCGTCAGTACATGGCAGATGAGTCGCACATTCTGCATCCGACGGAGGTTCAACTGGATCCTGATTTTTCATATGTGGAGAGACCACTCAGAATTCTTCACAGGAAAGAAAAATTGCTTTGAAATAAGCGCATCCCTCTAGTCATGGTTTAGTGGTAGCGTCGAGGTaccgaggaagctacttgggagctcgagagtCGCATGCATCCTGAACATCCAGAGTTtttttgattatattttatttccGCAGTTAAGTTGTAATTGTAACTGCAATATTGTAATAAGATGTTTCAGCATTGTGTTATGTTATCCTATTTttatttcaaggacgaaattttttaagtgaaggagaatgtagtaaccagTCACCAAATTAAGTTAGTCAAGCgtctaattatgattaattagcTAAAACATGGTTATAGGATCCTCGAATGGGTTTAAGAGTTGGGAAACAAATTCAGAAGGATTGGTAAGGGCCTAGAAGAGTTTTGGATTTCGggtagttcggatggtccgaaccaagttcggacgctccgaacagaTCGGAGCCTTTGGGTCAAAGTTTGGAGGCCCCGTGCAAATCGGACGCTCCAAAGatagatcggacgatccgatctcacCCAGATAAGTGGATATTGATTTGATTGGACATGATGCTAAGATCGAACGCTCCAAAGGCTTAGATCGGATGCTCGGATCATattacgtaagcagtgacgtcatAGCCAGGAAACGTGTTCGGAGGGGGTTGACTggggagttcggatggtccgatctcggggttcggacgatctgaaCTGCTCCTATAAAAAGAGGACAAATGCCTCATTCAGAACTCGCACCTTTCTCTCTTTTCTCTTCAATTCTAGTAGTCTTTTTGACTTTTAGGGGTTTCTAGGCATTCTACTGAAGGGcggtgtagtgacccgcaccgtgatcacctactaatcagaagcttaaacatgcatttaacttaatcaaataaaatatcagaaataacagcgaaaacttaaacaataataaaaatattgtttacaatcaTATCGGAAAAAaaaccagtgtattaacccaaatacaactgaaacaaaagcttagacaataaccctgctggtcctccatcgcctaagatctcctggaaccacccgcattgtccagccgcagacctgccccatggaataggg comes from the Henckelia pumila isolate YLH828 chromosome 1, ASM3356847v2, whole genome shotgun sequence genome and includes:
- the LOC140874166 gene encoding zinc finger BED domain-containing protein RICESLEEPER 1-like produces the protein MHVRCCAHIVNLIVKEGLEEKNEVIMRIRNAVKYVRSSPAMLKTFKRCVEKEKIDCKSLVCLDVETWWNSTYMMLEDAEKFEKAFARLGDEDQNYMNYIDCYELNQDENMDGKKKI